The Flavobacterium marginilacus genome window below encodes:
- a CDS encoding MG2 domain-containing protein, whose protein sequence is MKNIYLVLLFVSTSLFAQQYEKDWNKVVKNENEGKIKTANEIVDKIHKKAYQGKNEVQLLKCFFYESRYLQKLEESAKTKIIKKLKIEIKNASIPSKAIYNLIYAKCLNEYYNQNRYYLKTRTQVDSLTDDFLIWSQNDFEKQIQITYDKTLENDAILKKTPLTDYEPIFDFSTLENFKKESLFNFLLKEYITFYKSKINQWEIRTNDFTNFKDAFFGNSDGFTTLNLDFIKNEPLKKILELYQKQESNAPTVDNQLERILFCETYILKSKEDLIRILNSLQKKAKDEILLQKIQFEKAKIYSSLASKEIHPDYNIKAISILDSIINIKNRSNSYKLAFQKKQELNSKTLAVQLQKFSYNNENTRALINYANVHKLQISFYKISKEMSKAFAFPQNRNKDDFTAFSIIKKNKPVKTIDVQLLNKKDYFSYSTEVLLPQLETGNYFVFFESDSYADAKAFAYETITISNLAVLAWQKENDEYYQVLDRKTGKPIENVSVQTPTFSIKTDKNGIAIYNNEKTKNEDYRSENLELMHEGDSILFYRNYIRKNTNYTEKDKRNTNNKVQFYLDRAIYRPGQNVFYKGIAIQKNILNETKVIANTSFKIIVKNRNQEIKSFVVTTNEFGSFSGEFDLPKNGLTGYFSIEAHKPDDYKKDIIYDKNKEEHPFWSYGDLNHSQISFRVEEYKRPKFEIIFDSQKEIFQVNQTIKVKGIAKAFAGSNISDSKVSYSITRQTDYPNNFYNKYENETIATGETKTDGLGKFNIEFVATPNANVIKEQFPVFYYRIVVKITDVNGETHSAESITKVGYYDLVLSAKVPKRIETDGNNQISVNSTNINGNFLPTKGEIKIYFVRAFSNKFKKRVFPKPEIETISNDDFERLFPFEENEKPLTEKDFGSLVFSKKIDTEKDKKLILDFITDYQSGNYKVVFSAKDTFDNLIENSADFQIIQSKDKFNPSQLLTIKQVNTNALKDGFALIKITSAIPELYLSVTGNYQRKLFFEENHLLQNGELLVKVPIKTEFEKSIKIGIQCLFDNQNFNSDIDIDLSKDELNLEFLVKSFRNKIEPGSNENWSFQLKAKNTAKEAEILASMYDSSLDQFAKQDWDNLNANYYNYGYYNYINFKTNLGFETANSFLRNLNQNSYPLNVQNEATSLMWFGFDINSAYNPSLYLEYLKQLEKKEKKPLNSKMISGIVSDKEGPLSGVTVFAKGKQVSATTDLDGYYEITANIGEVLTFIHVGYATKEVKITSKTITTQLKASSDNLYEAVVVDYGIQKKTYLTGVTSREVIEEDNSVHSLAGIQDDYKDRFTNILIKGANSTPGKEPLYVIDGEIADNIKNLKSSEVISIDVLKDEDIKKIYGEKGANGVIIITTKKALEALTQVKARKNLSETAFFYPNLKTDSKGNVSFNFTSPEALTAWKLRLLAHNKDAVSGYLEKTTITQKDLMVTPNFPRFFREKDSIVITTKVSNVTNEAKTGIAVLQLFDTTTMQAIDAKMNNTNTVKNFTIPAYGNTTVSWKIYIPEGLQGVQYKVLAKAGNFSDGEENILPVLTNNMLVTESIPIWVRGNSKKEYTFENLKNNNSSTLKNHQFTLEYTSNPTWLAIQSLPYLMEYEHECAEQIFARFYANALASEIISSNPKIAELFETWRKNGKLNSKLEENEELKSIILAETPWLNDAQNEDEKKKNLALLFDLEKMKTSQQAAFDKLKQKQKTSGGFPWFDGSDENEYITRHILAGLGHLAKLNSNDETIEKIDSISEKGIPFIDSKFLEYHKTRTKNLKKTDKLIWINPYSDLHYLYTRSFYLKDYPLNDTLKKATKLYLETAKKDWLNYSLYEKGMTALVLNRFGETSSAKKIIESLKETASNNEDWGMYWIANKPGWYWYQAPIETQALLIEAFAEVDNDTKSVDAMKVWLLKNKQTKNWPTTKSTTEAVYALLMQGTDWLSVKDNTFIKIGDEKILTKKLAGNEKEAETGYIKLSWKANEIKKEMASVSIQNKSTVPGFGGLYWQYFEDLDKIKNNSGTNLSVAKELYIKKNTDKGSELQKITAKNKLKIGDLVTVRLIISAKEDMEFVHLKDMRASCFEPVDVLSGYEYKGGLGFYRSTKDVATHFFFDQINKGTYILEYDIRVNNTGNFSNGISTIDSMYAPEYTSHTKGIRVNVKN, encoded by the coding sequence ATGAAAAATATTTATTTAGTACTTCTTTTTGTATCAACTTCTTTATTTGCCCAGCAATATGAAAAAGACTGGAACAAGGTTGTCAAAAATGAAAATGAAGGCAAAATAAAAACTGCCAATGAAATTGTTGATAAAATTCATAAAAAAGCATATCAGGGAAAAAACGAAGTACAGCTTTTAAAATGCTTTTTTTATGAATCAAGATACCTACAAAAACTAGAGGAAAGTGCAAAAACAAAAATTATAAAAAAACTAAAAATAGAAATCAAAAACGCATCAATTCCATCAAAAGCTATTTATAATTTGATTTACGCAAAGTGTTTGAATGAATATTATAACCAAAATAGGTATTATTTAAAAACTAGAACGCAAGTCGATTCCTTAACTGATGATTTTCTAATATGGAGCCAGAACGATTTTGAAAAACAAATTCAAATTACTTATGACAAAACTTTAGAAAATGATGCGATTTTAAAGAAAACCCCTTTGACTGATTACGAACCAATTTTTGACTTTTCTACTTTAGAAAATTTCAAAAAAGAAAGCCTTTTCAATTTTTTATTAAAAGAATATATCACTTTCTACAAGTCAAAAATAAATCAATGGGAAATTAGAACTAATGATTTCACTAATTTTAAAGATGCTTTCTTTGGCAATTCTGATGGTTTTACAACATTGAATTTGGATTTTATAAAAAATGAACCTCTAAAAAAAATCCTTGAACTATACCAAAAACAAGAATCAAATGCTCCAACAGTGGACAATCAATTGGAGCGCATTCTATTTTGCGAAACCTATATTTTGAAATCCAAGGAAGATTTGATAAGAATACTAAATTCTTTACAAAAAAAAGCCAAGGACGAAATCCTTTTACAAAAAATACAGTTTGAAAAAGCTAAAATTTATTCTAGTCTAGCCTCAAAAGAAATCCATCCTGATTATAACATTAAAGCAATTTCGATTCTAGACAGCATTATTAATATAAAAAATCGTTCGAATTCCTACAAATTAGCTTTCCAAAAAAAACAGGAACTCAATTCTAAAACTCTAGCTGTCCAACTTCAAAAATTCAGTTACAATAACGAAAATACCCGTGCACTAATTAATTATGCAAATGTTCATAAACTACAAATTTCATTCTACAAAATCAGTAAAGAAATGAGCAAAGCTTTTGCTTTTCCTCAAAATCGAAATAAAGATGACTTTACTGCATTTAGCATCATCAAAAAAAACAAGCCTGTTAAAACTATTGATGTTCAACTCCTAAATAAAAAAGATTATTTTTCATACAGTACTGAGGTACTCTTGCCTCAATTGGAAACAGGAAACTATTTCGTCTTTTTTGAAAGCGATTCCTATGCCGATGCTAAGGCTTTTGCTTATGAAACAATTACGATTTCCAATCTAGCGGTTTTGGCTTGGCAAAAAGAAAACGACGAATACTATCAAGTGTTGGACAGAAAAACAGGAAAACCAATAGAAAATGTAAGTGTGCAAACACCAACATTTTCGATTAAAACAGACAAAAACGGTATTGCCATTTATAACAATGAAAAAACTAAAAACGAAGATTATAGATCCGAAAATTTAGAATTAATGCACGAAGGTGATTCAATTCTATTTTACAGAAACTACATAAGAAAGAACACAAACTATACTGAAAAAGACAAAAGAAATACCAACAATAAAGTTCAATTTTATTTGGACAGAGCAATTTATCGCCCGGGACAAAACGTATTTTACAAAGGAATTGCGATTCAGAAAAATATACTTAATGAAACAAAAGTTATAGCCAACACCTCTTTTAAAATCATTGTCAAAAACAGGAACCAAGAAATCAAATCTTTCGTGGTCACGACCAATGAATTCGGTTCTTTTTCAGGAGAATTTGATTTGCCTAAAAATGGATTGACCGGTTATTTCAGCATTGAAGCCCATAAACCCGATGACTACAAAAAAGACATTATTTATGATAAAAACAAAGAAGAACATCCATTTTGGAGTTATGGTGATTTAAATCATTCTCAAATTTCATTTAGGGTCGAAGAATACAAACGTCCAAAATTTGAAATCATTTTTGATTCCCAAAAAGAAATCTTTCAAGTTAACCAAACCATAAAAGTCAAAGGAATTGCAAAGGCATTTGCCGGAAGCAACATCTCGGACTCAAAAGTGAGTTATTCGATAACACGACAAACCGATTATCCTAACAATTTTTATAATAAGTATGAAAATGAAACTATAGCCACTGGCGAAACAAAAACAGACGGTCTAGGCAAATTCAACATTGAATTTGTGGCAACTCCAAATGCAAATGTAATAAAAGAACAATTTCCCGTTTTCTATTACCGCATCGTAGTCAAGATTACAGATGTCAACGGCGAAACCCATTCTGCTGAATCTATAACAAAAGTTGGATATTATGATTTAGTCCTTAGCGCAAAAGTTCCTAAACGAATTGAAACTGATGGCAATAATCAAATTAGTGTAAATAGCACCAACATCAATGGTAATTTTTTGCCTACCAAAGGCGAAATTAAAATCTATTTTGTCCGCGCCTTTTCAAACAAATTCAAAAAAAGAGTTTTCCCAAAACCCGAAATCGAAACTATTAGTAATGACGATTTCGAGCGATTATTCCCTTTCGAAGAAAATGAAAAACCTTTAACAGAAAAAGACTTTGGGTCTTTGGTTTTCTCCAAAAAAATAGACACCGAAAAAGATAAAAAACTAATTCTTGATTTTATCACTGATTATCAATCTGGGAATTACAAGGTTGTCTTTTCTGCTAAGGACACTTTCGATAATCTTATTGAAAATTCCGCAGATTTTCAAATCATCCAAAGCAAAGACAAATTCAATCCGAGTCAACTGTTAACCATTAAACAAGTAAACACAAATGCCCTGAAAGATGGCTTTGCCTTGATAAAAATCACATCGGCAATTCCTGAATTGTATCTTTCGGTAACTGGAAATTATCAAAGGAAACTGTTTTTTGAGGAAAACCATCTTTTACAAAATGGCGAATTATTAGTCAAAGTTCCAATTAAAACAGAATTTGAAAAATCCATAAAAATTGGTATTCAGTGTTTGTTTGATAATCAAAATTTCAATAGTGACATCGATATTGATTTATCCAAAGACGAATTAAATTTGGAATTTTTAGTCAAAAGTTTCAGAAATAAAATAGAACCAGGAAGTAATGAAAATTGGAGTTTTCAGCTGAAAGCCAAAAACACCGCAAAAGAAGCCGAAATTCTCGCTTCGATGTATGATAGTTCCTTGGATCAATTTGCAAAACAAGACTGGGATAATTTAAATGCTAACTATTACAATTATGGCTATTACAATTATATCAATTTTAAAACAAACTTGGGATTTGAAACGGCCAATTCTTTTTTAAGAAATTTGAATCAAAATTCATATCCCCTAAATGTTCAAAATGAAGCAACTTCATTAATGTGGTTTGGTTTTGATATTAATTCAGCCTACAATCCATCACTATACCTAGAGTACCTAAAACAATTAGAAAAAAAAGAAAAAAAACCTTTGAATTCAAAAATGATTTCGGGGATTGTATCTGATAAAGAAGGCCCTCTGTCAGGTGTAACTGTATTTGCAAAAGGAAAACAAGTAAGCGCAACAACTGATTTGGACGGATATTATGAAATAACAGCTAATATTGGAGAAGTACTTACATTTATCCACGTTGGTTATGCCACAAAAGAAGTGAAAATTACATCAAAAACAATCACGACACAATTAAAAGCATCTAGCGATAACTTATATGAAGCTGTTGTTGTCGATTATGGCATCCAAAAAAAAACATACTTAACCGGTGTGACTTCAAGAGAGGTAATCGAAGAGGACAACAGCGTACATAGTTTAGCGGGAATACAAGATGACTACAAGGATAGATTTACCAACATTCTAATTAAAGGAGCTAATTCAACTCCTGGAAAAGAACCTTTATATGTAATTGATGGCGAAATTGCCGATAATATCAAAAACCTCAAATCTTCAGAAGTTATTTCAATTGATGTCCTAAAAGACGAAGATATTAAAAAAATTTATGGAGAAAAAGGAGCAAACGGCGTCATAATTATCACAACCAAAAAAGCACTAGAAGCCTTAACCCAAGTAAAAGCCAGAAAAAATCTCTCGGAAACCGCTTTCTTTTATCCTAACTTAAAAACAGACTCCAAAGGAAACGTGAGCTTTAATTTCACCTCTCCCGAAGCTTTGACAGCTTGGAAACTCCGTTTATTGGCGCACAACAAAGATGCGGTTTCCGGCTATCTCGAAAAAACAACCATTACTCAAAAAGATTTAATGGTAACGCCAAACTTTCCAAGGTTCTTCAGAGAAAAAGACAGCATCGTAATCACGACAAAAGTGTCGAATGTTACCAATGAAGCCAAAACCGGAATCGCAGTTCTCCAACTTTTTGACACCACAACGATGCAGGCCATCGATGCCAAAATGAACAATACCAATACCGTAAAAAACTTCACAATTCCTGCTTATGGCAATACAACAGTGAGCTGGAAAATCTATATTCCTGAAGGATTGCAGGGTGTTCAATACAAAGTTTTGGCAAAAGCCGGCAATTTTTCGGATGGGGAAGAAAACATTCTGCCTGTCTTGACCAATAATATGCTAGTGACCGAAAGCATACCGATTTGGGTCCGCGGAAATTCGAAGAAAGAATACACGTTTGAGAATTTAAAAAACAATAATTCAAGTACTTTAAAAAATCATCAGTTTACACTGGAATACACTTCAAATCCAACTTGGCTTGCAATTCAGTCCCTGCCTTATCTGATGGAATACGAACACGAATGCGCCGAACAGATTTTTGCCCGTTTTTATGCAAATGCTTTGGCTTCGGAGATCATTTCCAGTAATCCAAAAATCGCCGAGCTTTTTGAAACCTGGAGAAAAAACGGAAAATTAAATTCCAAACTGGAAGAAAACGAAGAATTAAAATCGATTATTCTTGCTGAAACACCTTGGTTAAACGACGCTCAAAACGAAGACGAAAAAAAGAAAAATCTAGCTCTGCTCTTTGATTTAGAAAAAATGAAAACTTCGCAACAGGCAGCTTTTGATAAATTAAAACAAAAACAAAAAACCTCGGGAGGATTTCCATGGTTTGACGGAAGCGACGAAAACGAATACATTACTAGACATATTTTGGCGGGGTTAGGCCATTTGGCAAAATTAAATTCAAATGATGAAACCATTGAAAAAATAGATTCAATTTCAGAAAAAGGTATTCCGTTCATTGACAGCAAATTTTTGGAATACCACAAAACGAGAACCAAAAACTTAAAGAAAACAGATAAATTGATTTGGATAAACCCATATTCTGATCTGCATTATTTATACACCCGCAGTTTTTATTTAAAAGATTATCCATTAAACGATACTTTGAAGAAAGCAACAAAACTGTATTTAGAAACAGCTAAAAAAGATTGGCTAAACTATTCTTTGTATGAAAAAGGAATGACGGCTTTGGTACTGAATCGTTTTGGCGAAACATCATCTGCCAAAAAAATCATCGAAAGCTTAAAAGAAACCGCTTCGAACAATGAAGATTGGGGAATGTACTGGATTGCAAATAAGCCAGGCTGGTATTGGTATCAGGCGCCAATTGAAACGCAGGCTCTGCTGATTGAAGCTTTCGCCGAAGTGGATAACGACACGAAATCTGTCGATGCGATGAAAGTTTGGTTATTAAAAAACAAACAGACCAAAAACTGGCCCACCACAAAATCCACCACCGAGGCTGTCTATGCGTTATTAATGCAGGGAACCGACTGGCTGAGTGTAAAAGACAACACCTTTATCAAAATTGGAGATGAAAAAATCCTGACCAAAAAACTAGCTGGAAACGAAAAAGAAGCCGAAACTGGTTATATCAAACTGAGTTGGAAAGCGAATGAAATCAAAAAAGAAATGGCTTCAGTTTCTATTCAAAACAAATCAACAGTTCCAGGTTTTGGAGGTTTGTATTGGCAGTATTTTGAAGATTTGGATAAAATCAAAAACAATTCGGGAACTAATTTATCGGTTGCCAAAGAATTATATATCAAGAAAAACACAGACAAAGGTTCTGAACTGCAAAAAATAACAGCCAAGAATAAATTGAAAATTGGTGATTTAGTTACTGTCCGATTAATAATTTCTGCCAAAGAGGATATGGAATTTGTTCACTTGAAAGATATGCGAGCTTCCTGTTTTGAGCCTGTTGATGTGCTTTCGGGCTATGAATACAAAGGCGGTTTGGGCTTTTACAGAAGCACCAAAGATGTTGCAACTCATTTCTTTTTTGACCAGATAAACAAAGGAACATATATTTTAGAATATGATATTCGGGTAAATAACACAGGAAATTTCTCCAATGGAATTTCAACGATTGATAGTATGTATGCTCCTGAATATACGAGTCATACTAAAGGAATTCGGGTGAATGTAAAAAATTAG
- a CDS encoding YdeI/OmpD-associated family protein — protein MNSKADFYFADSQKWQRELEQLRVIALDCQLTEELKWGSPCYTFQGNNIVLIHEFKEYCAFLFFKGVLLNDAANILVQQSKNVQSARQIRFTNVEQIIEQQAILKAYIYEAIEVEKAGLEVKFKTTEEFLVAEEFKIKLDESAELKTAFEALTPGRQKAYLLHFSAPKQSKTRESRVEKCIPQILKGKGLNDL, from the coding sequence ATGAATTCAAAAGCTGATTTTTATTTTGCTGATTCCCAAAAATGGCAACGAGAATTGGAACAGTTGCGAGTTATTGCTCTGGACTGCCAGCTTACCGAAGAACTGAAATGGGGCAGTCCCTGCTATACTTTTCAAGGAAATAATATTGTATTAATCCACGAGTTTAAGGAATACTGTGCTTTTTTATTTTTCAAGGGAGTACTGCTAAATGATGCTGCTAATATTTTAGTCCAGCAGTCCAAAAATGTACAATCGGCGCGCCAGATTCGGTTTACTAATGTCGAGCAGATTATTGAACAGCAGGCTATTCTCAAGGCCTATATTTACGAAGCCATCGAAGTCGAAAAAGCGGGTTTGGAAGTAAAATTCAAAACAACTGAAGAGTTCCTTGTGGCCGAAGAATTTAAAATAAAACTCGACGAATCAGCTGAATTAAAAACTGCTTTTGAGGCTCTTACACCAGGAAGGCAAAAGGCTTATTTACTGCATTTTTCGGCTCCAAAACAATCCAAAACCCGTGAATCAAGAGTAGAGAAATGCATTCCCCAAATTCTAAAAGGAAAGGGATTGAACGATTTATAA
- a CDS encoding tetratricopeptide repeat protein yields MKLLLSVLLLFPLLLLSQSFEKGEKLFIEKKYDQAQPIFENFLKSNPNNLKTIEYLGDIAAYHKSWDKAISYYKKLKVTNSKEADYYFKYGGALAMKTAEVSKLKALGMVGEVRTSFEKAIELNPKHIEARWALIELNLQLPGIVGGSESKAIKYSSELRELSPVDGYLSRGHIEEYFKRYTEAEKQYKRAILIGGSKVCYQALADFYKNKMKQPDKANTVWEEYRNKKK; encoded by the coding sequence ATGAAATTACTGCTGAGTGTCCTTTTGTTATTTCCATTGCTGCTATTGTCCCAATCTTTTGAAAAAGGGGAAAAATTATTCATTGAAAAAAAATACGATCAAGCACAGCCCATTTTTGAAAACTTCCTAAAAAGTAATCCGAACAATCTTAAAACAATAGAATATTTAGGTGACATCGCCGCATACCATAAGTCTTGGGACAAGGCGATTTCTTATTATAAAAAACTTAAAGTTACAAATTCTAAGGAGGCTGATTATTACTTTAAATATGGCGGTGCTTTGGCAATGAAGACTGCAGAAGTCAGTAAATTAAAAGCTTTGGGAATGGTCGGAGAAGTAAGGACTTCATTTGAAAAAGCGATCGAATTGAATCCGAAACATATCGAAGCGCGCTGGGCGCTGATTGAATTGAATCTGCAATTGCCCGGAATAGTTGGAGGAAGTGAGTCCAAAGCTATTAAATATTCATCCGAATTAAGAGAACTCTCGCCAGTTGACGGGTATTTGTCCCGCGGACATATCGAAGAATATTTTAAAAGGTATACTGAAGCCGAAAAGCAATACAAAAGAGCTATTTTGATAGGAGGTTCAAAGGTTTGCTATCAGGCATTGGCCGATTTTTATAAGAATAAAATGAAACAGCCTGATAAAGCCAATACGGTTTGGGAGGAATATAGAAATAAGAAAAAATAG
- a CDS encoding Crp/Fnr family transcriptional regulator produces the protein MSEIFKKHLQKFIEINEEEFFEISSFFQVKKVKKKENLLEQGQICKLHYFVLNGCLRKFFVNDKGIELTTEFAIENWWMTDNFAYERGLATDFYIQAVENSEILVIDSESQEKLLAAFPKMERYFRFVYQRAYAATQVRLKYLYDFSKEEFYHHLLNSYPEFVQRIPQYLIASFLGFTPEYLSEIRNKKRS, from the coding sequence ATGTCTGAAATATTTAAAAAGCATCTGCAGAAATTCATTGAAATAAACGAGGAAGAGTTCTTTGAAATTTCATCTTTTTTTCAAGTGAAAAAGGTTAAGAAAAAAGAAAATTTACTGGAGCAGGGACAGATCTGTAAATTGCATTATTTTGTATTGAACGGCTGTCTGAGGAAGTTTTTTGTCAATGACAAAGGGATTGAACTCACTACCGAATTTGCAATTGAAAATTGGTGGATGACCGACAATTTTGCTTACGAGCGGGGCCTGGCAACTGATTTTTACATTCAGGCGGTAGAAAATTCAGAAATATTAGTGATTGACAGCGAATCGCAGGAAAAGTTATTGGCTGCATTTCCCAAAATGGAACGTTATTTTAGATTTGTCTATCAGCGTGCTTATGCGGCCACGCAGGTGAGACTGAAATATTTATATGATTTTTCCAAAGAAGAGTTTTACCATCATTTACTAAATTCTTATCCTGAATTTGTACAGCGGATTCCGCAATATTTAATTGCTTCTTTTTTAGGTTTTACCCCCGAATATTTGAGCGAAATCAGAAACAAAAAGCGTTCTTAA
- a CDS encoding UDP-N-acetylmuramate--L-alanine ligase, whose product MKTHFIAIGGSAMHNLALALHNKGYQVTGSDDAIFEPSKSRLEKKGILPAELGWFPEKITADIDAIILGMHAKADNPELLKAQELGLKIYSYPEFLYEQSKNKTRVVIGGSHGKTTITSMILHVMHYHNIEVDYMVGAQLEGFDTMVHLTEENDFMVLEGDEYLSSPIDRRPKFHLYQPNIALISGIAWDHINVFPTYDFYVEQFEIFIDKITNGGILVYNENDSEVKRVAEKATNPIRKIPYTTPKYEVKDGVTLLETPEGPMPIEVFGAHNLNNLAGAKWICQNMGVDEADFYEAIASFKGASKRLEKIAESKTKVAYKDFAHSPSKVAATTKAVKEQYPNRTVVACLELHTYSSLNAEFLKEYEGALEYADVAVVFYSPDAVKIKQLEEVTYEQIAKAFNREDLIIYTNPAAFKEYLFNLNLENAALLLMSSGNYGGLNFDEVKGLIA is encoded by the coding sequence ATGAAAACACATTTCATAGCCATAGGCGGAAGCGCAATGCACAACTTGGCATTGGCATTACACAACAAAGGATATCAGGTTACGGGAAGTGACGACGCTATTTTTGAACCTTCAAAATCACGTTTGGAAAAAAAAGGAATTCTGCCTGCTGAGCTGGGCTGGTTTCCCGAGAAAATTACTGCCGATATTGATGCTATAATCCTTGGAATGCACGCCAAAGCAGATAATCCCGAGCTTTTAAAAGCACAGGAATTGGGACTTAAAATTTATTCGTATCCTGAATTTTTATACGAACAGTCCAAAAATAAAACCCGTGTGGTCATTGGCGGTTCTCACGGAAAAACAACGATCACTTCGATGATTCTGCACGTAATGCATTATCACAATATAGAAGTGGATTATATGGTAGGAGCACAATTGGAAGGTTTTGATACGATGGTACATCTTACCGAGGAGAATGATTTTATGGTTCTTGAAGGAGATGAATATCTGTCTTCGCCAATTGACCGTAGACCTAAATTTCATTTGTATCAGCCGAATATTGCCTTGATTTCGGGAATTGCCTGGGATCATATCAATGTGTTTCCAACTTATGATTTTTATGTAGAACAGTTTGAAATTTTTATCGACAAAATCACAAACGGCGGAATTTTAGTTTACAATGAAAATGATTCTGAGGTGAAACGTGTTGCGGAGAAAGCCACAAACCCAATCCGTAAAATTCCTTATACAACACCAAAATACGAAGTTAAAGACGGGGTAACATTGTTAGAAACTCCAGAAGGACCAATGCCTATAGAAGTTTTTGGTGCGCATAATCTAAATAATTTGGCTGGAGCCAAATGGATCTGCCAGAATATGGGTGTTGATGAAGCTGATTTTTATGAAGCGATTGCGAGTTTCAAAGGAGCATCGAAGCGTTTGGAAAAAATCGCTGAAAGCAAAACCAAAGTAGCTTATAAAGATTTTGCCCATTCCCCAAGTAAAGTTGCAGCAACGACAAAAGCCGTAAAAGAACAATATCCAAACCGTACCGTTGTGGCATGTTTAGAACTGCATACTTACAGCAGTCTGAATGCCGAGTTCCTTAAAGAATATGAAGGTGCACTGGAATATGCTGATGTTGCCGTGGTGTTTTACTCTCCTGATGCAGTGAAAATCAAGCAGCTGGAAGAAGTAACCTATGAGCAGATTGCCAAAGCTTTCAATAGAGAAGATCTGATTATTTACACCAATCCGGCAGCTTTCAAAGAATATCTGTTTAATCTGAATCTTGAAAATGCAGCCTTATTATTGATGAGTTCCGGAAATTATGGAGGTTTGAATTTTGATGAAGTAAAAGGATTGATTGCGTAA
- the radC gene encoding RadC family protein encodes MEQNSIPITHWAEDDKPREKLMLKGKSVLSDAELIAILIGSGNRNESAVDLSKRILASVDHNLNTLGKLSISQLMNFKGIGEAKAISIISAMELGRRRRSEDAVELTKVTSSKAVFDVMHPIIGELSHEEFWVLFLNNSNKILFKKQLSKGGMTGTMVDIRIVFKTAFEQNATSIILVHNHPSGKLRASDADILITKKIKTAGQQLDISVLDHLIITENGYYSFVDEGIF; translated from the coding sequence ATGGAACAAAACAGCATTCCAATAACACATTGGGCTGAAGATGACAAGCCCCGCGAAAAATTAATGCTCAAAGGCAAAAGCGTTCTGAGCGATGCCGAATTAATCGCAATTCTTATTGGTTCTGGGAATCGAAACGAATCGGCGGTAGATTTGAGCAAAAGGATTTTGGCCAGTGTCGATCATAATCTAAATACTTTAGGAAAACTATCTATTTCACAATTAATGAATTTTAAAGGCATCGGCGAAGCCAAAGCGATTTCGATAATTTCGGCTATGGAATTGGGCAGGCGGCGGAGAAGCGAAGATGCAGTAGAGCTGACAAAAGTAACTTCAAGCAAGGCAGTTTTTGATGTGATGCATCCGATAATAGGGGAGCTGTCACACGAAGAATTCTGGGTTCTTTTTTTGAATAATTCTAATAAAATACTTTTTAAAAAGCAGTTGAGCAAAGGCGGAATGACTGGAACGATGGTTGATATTCGGATTGTTTTTAAAACTGCTTTTGAGCAAAATGCAACTTCTATAATTTTGGTACACAATCATCCCTCTGGAAAATTACGGGCCAGTGATGCTGATATCTTAATAACAAAAAAAATTAAAACTGCCGGCCAGCAATTAGATATTTCGGTTCTCGATCATTTAATCATTACCGAAAACGGCTATTATAGTTTTGTTGATGAAGGAATATTTTAA
- a CDS encoding carboxymuconolactone decarboxylase family protein — translation MEKRIDISEIEPQAYKAMYALEGYLASSQLSKTQKELIKIRASQINGCAFCIDMHTKDALKYGETAQRIFLLNAWRETNLFTEEEKVILAITEEITLIHNHGLSDETYKNAEQFFDKNTIAQIIMAVVTINAWNRIAISTQLEPAE, via the coding sequence ATGGAAAAGAGAATAGATATCAGCGAAATTGAACCGCAGGCCTATAAAGCGATGTACGCTTTGGAAGGATATTTGGCATCAAGCCAATTGTCTAAAACGCAAAAGGAATTAATAAAAATAAGAGCTTCCCAAATCAATGGCTGTGCGTTTTGTATTGATATGCATACAAAAGATGCACTAAAATATGGCGAAACTGCGCAGCGTATTTTTTTACTGAATGCCTGGCGTGAAACGAATCTGTTTACTGAGGAAGAAAAAGTAATCTTGGCAATTACCGAAGAAATCACCTTGATTCACAATCACGGTCTATCTGACGAAACATATAAAAATGCCGAACAGTTTTTTGATAAAAATACTATTGCCCAGATTATTATGGCTGTTGTGACCATAAATGCATGGAACAGAATTGCTATAAGCACTCAATTGGAGCCTGCAGAATAA